GCAGGGTTCTTGATGCGGTTTCCAAAAAAGATTTGACAAAGTCCATAGAGATGGATTTTGTAGGAGATTTTTCAAGGATTAAAGTTTCTATTAATAATATCATTGATAACCTCAATAATACAATGTCGGAGATTCAGAGCCTTGCAAATCAGGTATCCGTAAATACGAGAGAAATTGCAACCTCCAGCGGCTCCCTTGCAGACGGTGCTCAGATACAGTCGGCAGATGTTAATGAAATCGGCATCAGGCTCGGGGAATTTACCCAGAAGGCCAAAAAGAACAGAGACGACTCTGAAACCTCATATAATTTATCGGGAACAGTAAGAGATATGGTATATACAGGCAACCAAAAGATGGACGAAATGCTTTCTGCCATGGACGATATCAATGTTTCCTCAGAAAACATATCCCATATTATTGCCGTTATAGAAGGCATCGCCTTCCAGACAAATATGCTGGCTCTTAACGCTACCGTTGAGGCTGCAAGAGCAGGAGAATACGGAAAAGGCTTTGCGGTAGTTGCCGAAGAAGTAAGAAATCTTGCCAACAGAAGCAAAGCGGCTGCGGAAGAATCTAAAACCCTGATAGACGGCTCCGTTAGCAAGGTGAAGCTGGGTACGGAAATAGCTAAGGCCACAGGAGAAGCATTAGATGAAATTTCCGACAGGATTAAGGAGATTAATGAGCTTACTCAAGGCATAATGAGTTTATCCCATGCCCAGGCGGAGGACATAGATAAAATAAACGGAAGGCTCCAAGCGGTTTCAAATGTTACCCAGGAGACTTCTTCAACCCTTGAAGAGCAAGCGGCCTCCTCGGAGATTCTTTCGAATCTTACAGTTTCATTTGCAAAGCTTGTGGATGAGTTTAAGCTTAGTGATACTGCATCGAAAAATCCTCATGCAATAGACGAAATTAAATTATAAAATAAAAATAAAAGCCTTATTTATAAGGCTTTTATTTTTTATGCTTGCATAATACAGAATAAAATACTATAATAGCTACCATAATATAGTTATATATAAATAAAAGTAAAACAGTAGCATCGTAAATTTGCTTTTCCTTGATTTGATGTCTTTTTAGAGCCTATTTTTACAGCGGAAGAAAAGCAAATTTACTATACGGCTATAGTAAAATAGATTTTTGTTACTACCTTAAGCTATTTTACTATATATCGTCTAGTATGAATATTTATGTTTTCTAATATGAAAATGCGTTTGAGGAAAAATAAGATTGTCCTAGTTTTCAGAGAGCAGGCGTTTGGTGTGAGCCCGCAGCAAAAGCAATCCGTCCAATTTCCAAGCATACGGCAAACCCGTAAGGCAGGTACCTTTATCTACCGTTAGAGTGGCTGTTTTTTTACAGCAATTTGGGTGGCAACACGGAGCTTTTCGTCCCATGGGGATAGAGCTCCTTTTTTATTACAAATTATTAAGGTATTGCGGATTTACTTTTATACTCTGAGAACATATAGTTAATTTGCTTTTATACCAAAGTGAATATTTGGATTAAGGTAATTTAGAATAAGAGAAAAGCAAATTGGCAATGGTACCATTTCATGTTTAATCAAGCATAAAAGCAAATCCGCAGTAAAAAGCAAAATTAATAGGAGGTTTTTATATGATTGATATTCGATTATTAAGAAATGACCCTGAACTTGTGAAAGAGAATATAAGAAAAAAGTTTCAGGAGGATAAGCTTACTCTTGTAGACGAGGTAGTTGAGCTTGATAGGGAGTTCAGAAAGGCAAAAGGCCAGGTTGATGACCTACGCAATAAGAGAACAGTAAAAAGCAAGGAAATCGGCGGGCTTATGGCTAAAGGTCTTAAAGAAGATGCGGAAAAGGCAAAGGCCGAGGTAGTGGAATTTTCAGCAGAGCTTGAAAGGCTTGAAAATCTTTCAAACGAACTTACCCAAAAAATAAAAGAGAAAATGGCCTTTATACCAAATATTATTGATCCAAGCGTTCCTATAGGAAAAGACGACAGTGAAAACGTGGAAACAGCCCGTTATGGAGAGGCTTCAAAGCCTGCCTTTGAAGTTCCTTATCATATTGATATTATGCAAAGGCTTAACGGTGTTGACCTTGACAGCGCCAGAAAGACTACAGGAAGCGGCTTCTATTATTTAAAGGGCGATATTGCAAGGCTTCATTCCGCTATTCTCAGTTATGCAAGAGATTTTATGATAGACAAAGGGTTTACCTATTATATACCGCCTTTTATGATAAGAAGCGAGGTTGTGGCAGGGGTTATGAGCTTTGCGGAAATGGAAAACATGATGTATAAAATAGAGGGGGAGGACCTTTATCTTATAGGCACAAGCGAACATTCCATGATAGGTAAATTTATTGATGAAATATTGCCGGAAGAAGAGCTTCCCCAGGCCCTTACGTCTTATTCTCCCTGCTTTAGAAAAGAAGTAGGCGCTCACGGCATTGAAGAAAGAGGGGTTTACCGTATTCACCAGTTTGAAAAACAAGAAATGATCGTTGTATGCAAGCCGGAAGAAAGCAAGGAATGGTTCGATAAGCTTTATAATTATTCTATTGAATTTTTCCGCTCTCTTGATATTCCTGTTAGAACAATAGAATGCTGTTCAGGAGATTTAGCCGATCTTAAGGTAAAAAGCATAGACGTTGAGGCCTGGTCCCCAAGACAGGAGAAGTATTTTGAAGTAGGAAGCTGCTCAAATCTTGGAGACGCTCAGGCAAGAAGGCTTGGCCTTCGGGTAAAAGGGCAGAACGGCAATTACTTCCCTCATACGTTAAACAATACGGTTGTAGCCCCGCCGAGAATGCTGATTTCCTTCCTTGAAAACAATCTAAATGAAGACGGAAGCGTAAGAATACCGAAGCCTTTAAGAGCCTATATGGGCGGAAAAGAAATTATTGCCTGACAAAATTTAAAATATCTAAAAATAAAGGTATTTGAATTCATTCAAATACCTTTATTAGGCTTTCTGAAAGTGGCTTAAATGAAGGCTGTTTATTAAGATTAACATGCCGTAAGATTAAAATATTATAGATAAAGCCACGCATCTATGGTAATATAGTAACTGTATAAAATTAAACTTTTATGAAATTTGAAGGGGATATCGTATGAAGGTCGGATTTTTAGGCCCAAAAGGGACTTTTACAGAAAAGGCATGTATTTGCTATAATAAAGATGCTGAAAGGATTGCCTATAACACATTCTTTGACGCTCTCTTAGGTGTAGAGGAAGGAGAATGCGACAGGTGCCTTGCCGCTGTAGAAAATTCTACGGAAGGCACAGTAAATACGACCTTGGATCCAATGATATTCGATAGGAATCTATTTATAGAAAAGCTTATTATTCTTCCCATAGAACAGAATATATTGATTAAAAAGGGCACAGACCCAAGTAAAATAAGAAAAATCGTATCCCATCCCCAGGCTCTTGCCCAGTGCCGGATATTTACAAGGGATAATTTTAAAGATGCCTGCGAAGTGACCGTATCAAGCACCGCCGAAGCCGCAAGGCTTACCGCCGGAAGCGATGGGCATATAGCGGCTATTGCGTCCAGTCTTACGGCAGAAATATATGATTTGGATATTTTACATAAATCTGTTCAGGATAACAATACTAATAGAACATCATTTATAGCCGTAACGAAAGAGGATACTTCGGAGCCTAAAGAAGGCTGTATTACAACGATTGCCTTTTCAACTAAAAATGAACCGGGAGAGCTTTATAGGATACTGGATATATTTTCTCTTTGGGACATTAATATGACAAAGATTTTAAGCAGGCCTTGGCGGAATAAGCCGGGAGAATATATTTTTATCGCCGATATTGAGAATAATAATATCGAAGATATAAAAGACGCCCTTGTTATGGTAAAAAGAAAGACAAAGTTTTTTAAAATACTGGGCACTTATCCAATAGAAGATTATACTGTAGGCTTGTAAAGTGACTTATTAAAATATATATTAGAGGGTGAGAATATGTCGGGCTTTTCTGATGGCAAAGAATTGGATATTGCAAGGAATATAAAGCTTATTGAAGAGCTTAAAGGCTCTATTCTTACTGATATTGCAAATCTTTATGTACATATGGCGAAGGCTCATTCCCAAAGAGAGGAAATAGAAGACGATATTGCGGAAGTCATAATAAATACATATTTGCTTTCTTCAAGGCTTGGGCTTAATTGCAGTGATATTGAAGAGCTTGTGGTAAAAAAACTTAAAATCCGTTTGCTTAAGGAGGGAGCTCTTGATTTTGACATCAAAGAGATATTAGATTATTTTGAGGGACAGTAAAAAAAGATTCCTTGTCGATTTGCGTTTACTTTATTTTATGATGTATAGAGATATTTTTGTACAGTCCGAATAAAAGCAAATTGACTATAATTTCTTTTAATATAGTTTAAACCTTAAGCTTCATTTTTAAAGTTATATGCCTTTTGTGAAGGCAGTGGGGGCAATTCAATGAAAAAGAATATTAAAATAGCATTAATTATATTAAGCGTAGTATTGTTTGTAATGGCTTATTTTATGCCTGAGCTTATATATGCAGGCATTATTCTGCTTCTTGTAATATCCATATATGATTCGGCAAAGGAACCATCTGCAGAAGTTTTGCAAAGCACTATGACTTTTGAAGATTTATCCGGTGAATTTGAAGAAGGCAATAAAGCGCCTTCAATCTTAATCAGTAATGACAGCTATTATGAAACAGAGTCTTTTAAAAGGCAGATACGAAAAGAGACCCATGACTCTGCAATAAACCTTCTTGATCCGAATAAAGCAAAACAGAAAATTGATTTTAACTATAAATCCTATGATGTGTTTTGCTGGAATTTAACAAAGGAAATAAAATGCTTTTCTTTTTTTGAAGCAAAAGAGGCAGAGCCTCCTGAGGAGGCGTGCAGAATCGGCAATGTCTGCGTAAGCCTGATATTTATAGATAATTATTTCGATGTGATGGAAACCATAGAGGAATCGAGAAAGCCTCTTGTGATAGCGTTAATAGACAGAAAAATAAATGCCTTTGTACAAAGTGTTGAAGGTGTCGTAAAGAAGTTTGAAAAAGATAGATATATATTTATATTTGACGGAAGCAAACTGGAAGCCATTAAACAGAAGAAATTTTATATATTAGACCAAATCAGGGAAATCGATATGGGCAATAAGGTTCCCATAACCCTCAGCATCGGCATCGGAATAAACGGCAGAAGCCTCCACCACAATATGGAATATGCCAGAGCGGCAATTGACCTCGCCTTAGGCAGAGGAGGCGACCAGGCCCTTATAAAAGACGGAGAAAATTATCAGTTCTTCGGGGGAAAAGCAAGAGAAATAGAAATCAACAGCGGCGTAAGGGCCAGAGTAAAGGCCTACGCCATGACGGAGCTTATTAACGAATGCAGCGACGTTTTAATCATGGGCCATAGAAATGCCGACCTTGACTGCCTTGGGGCAGGAGTAGGCATCTATCGGATTGTATCCGACCACGGTAAAAAAGCCCATATCGTTCTTAATGATGTTTCCACGAGTATAAAGGGCATGTATGATAAGCTGATGGAAATATCCTGCTACAGGGAAGGCTGCTTCATTACGGGAGAAGAGGCTCTTGAAAAAATCGGGTATAATACCTTGCTCGTCGTAGTAGACAGCCACAGGCCCAGTATTTTAGAATGCCCGGAGCTTATAGAGCGCTCCCATAAAACGGTGGTTATAGACCACCACAGAAAAGGTGCGGAGTTTGTTAAAAATCCGGTTTTAACTTATCATGAGCCTTATGCTTCTTCCACCTGCGAGTTGATAACGGATATGCTCCGATACCTTAATTTAAAAATACAGCTTAGTGCTACGGAAGCCGATGCTCTTCTTGCAGGGATAACCGTAGATACTAAAAATTACGTTATAAAAACAGGCACGAAAACCTTTGAAGCCGCAGCCTATTTAAAACGAAGCGGTGCAGATACCATCAGAGTAAGAATGGTAATGCAAAACGATATGGAATCTTATAAGGCTAAGGCCATGGCGGTTAATAACGCCAAAATATTCATGGAAAACATCGCTATTGCCGTATGCCCTGCTTATGTGGAAAACCCCGAGCTTACGACAGCCCAAATATCCGATGATCTCCTGAATATAACAGGCATAGAAGCTTCCTTCGCCGTATATTTTGACCATGCAGGAGAAAAGGTCCATATCAGTGCCAGAAGCCTTGGCGGAATCAATGTTCAGCGGATTATGGAGAAAATGGGCGGCGGCGGCCACCAGACGGCGGCAGGAACCCAGATTGTATCAGAGGACATGGAAGAAGTTATGGAAAGACTGGAAGAAAGCATAGAAAGCTATTTAAATTCAAATAAAATCGAGAAAATATAGAAAGAGGGTAGTGATTCATGAAGGTTATTTTACTTGAAGATATAAAAGGGGTAGGCAAAAAAGGAGAAATCCTCGAAGCAAGCGAAGGTTATGCAAGAAATTTCCTCCTTCCGAGAAAGCTTGCCATAGAAGCAAACAAACAAAATGTTTTAGAACTTGAAGCAAAGAAAAAATCTGAGGAAAACAAAAGACAGGCAGAGCTTGATGCTGCCCGGGAAATGAAAGAAATCCTTGAAAACCTGTCTATTGATTTATATGTAAAGGCCGGAGAAAGCGGAAAGCTTTTCGGTTCCGTTACAAATAAGGAAATAGCTCAGGCTCTTGAAGAACAGAAAAATATACAAATAGACAGAAAGAAAATAAGCATCAGGAACATAAAATCCGTAGGAGAAGAAAAGGCGGATATTAAGCTTCATCCGAAAGTTTCGGCCCAGCTTAAATTAAATATTTTAGGTCTTAAGGATTGATACTATGTTTTCAGCTCAGCAGGATAATAAAGACAGTATATACGGCACGAGGATTCTGCCTAACGATATAGAGGCGGAACAGGCTGTGCTCGGTTCTATGTTTTTCGGAAGCGACGCCGTAAGCACGGCTTATGAGTCTTTAAAGCCGGAAGATTTTTACCGTGGAGACAACAGGGCCATATTTGAAGCCATGATTGAGCTTTTCATGAACAATATTCCCGTAGACCTTGTTACTCTGAAGGATAAGCTTGACGAAAAAGGTCTTACGGAGCAGGTTGGGGGAAAGCAATATCTTGTTGTGCTTGCAGGGGCTGTTTCCACCTCTGCCAATTTAAGCCATTATATAAAAATCATTGAAAAGAAATCCACCCTTAGAAAGCTGATACAGGCTTCCACTGATATTTCAAAGGATAGCTACGACGGCACTAAGGAACTTGAGGAAATAATTGAAAATGCTGAAAAAAGCATATTCAATATTGTTCAGAACAGAAACAGCGGCGATTTTTCTTCTATCAATGAAATACTTATAGATTCCGTCAGTAAAATTGAAGAGGTATATATTAATAAAGGCAATGTCTCAGGCATTGCCACAGGCTTTATTGACTTTGATAATAAAACGGCGGGGCTTCAGCCTTCCGACCTGGTACTGATAGCTGCAAGGCCCTCTATGGGAAAAACAGCCTTTGCCCTTAATATCGCCCAAAATGTTTCTGTGAGAAAGGGCTTAAGTACGGCTATTTTCAGCTTGGAAATGAGTAAAGCCCAGCTTGTTTCAAGACTTTTATGCGCGGAAGCGATGATAGACAGCCATAAATTAAGAACAGGAGACCTTGCGCCGGAGGATTGGGAGAAGATTGCAGAAGCTATAGGACCTCTGGGAAGCGCTCCCATTTACATAGACGATACCCCGGGCATCAGCATATCGGAGCTTAGGGCGAAATGCCGAAGGCTCAAGATGGAAAAGGGCCTTGATTTAATCATGATAGACTATC
This is a stretch of genomic DNA from Anaeropeptidivorans aminofermentans. It encodes these proteins:
- the serS gene encoding serine--tRNA ligase, producing the protein MIDIRLLRNDPELVKENIRKKFQEDKLTLVDEVVELDREFRKAKGQVDDLRNKRTVKSKEIGGLMAKGLKEDAEKAKAEVVEFSAELERLENLSNELTQKIKEKMAFIPNIIDPSVPIGKDDSENVETARYGEASKPAFEVPYHIDIMQRLNGVDLDSARKTTGSGFYYLKGDIARLHSAILSYARDFMIDKGFTYYIPPFMIRSEVVAGVMSFAEMENMMYKIEGEDLYLIGTSEHSMIGKFIDEILPEEELPQALTSYSPCFRKEVGAHGIEERGVYRIHQFEKQEMIVVCKPEESKEWFDKLYNYSIEFFRSLDIPVRTIECCSGDLADLKVKSIDVEAWSPRQEKYFEVGSCSNLGDAQARRLGLRVKGQNGNYFPHTLNNTVVAPPRMLISFLENNLNEDGSVRIPKPLRAYMGGKEIIA
- the pheA gene encoding prephenate dehydratase — its product is MKVGFLGPKGTFTEKACICYNKDAERIAYNTFFDALLGVEEGECDRCLAAVENSTEGTVNTTLDPMIFDRNLFIEKLIILPIEQNILIKKGTDPSKIRKIVSHPQALAQCRIFTRDNFKDACEVTVSSTAEAARLTAGSDGHIAAIASSLTAEIYDLDILHKSVQDNNTNRTSFIAVTKEDTSEPKEGCITTIAFSTKNEPGELYRILDIFSLWDINMTKILSRPWRNKPGEYIFIADIENNNIEDIKDALVMVKRKTKFFKILGTYPIEDYTVGL
- a CDS encoding MazG-like family protein, producing MSGFSDGKELDIARNIKLIEELKGSILTDIANLYVHMAKAHSQREEIEDDIAEVIINTYLLSSRLGLNCSDIEELVVKKLKIRLLKEGALDFDIKEILDYFEGQ
- a CDS encoding DHH family phosphoesterase; amino-acid sequence: MKKNIKIALIILSVVLFVMAYFMPELIYAGIILLLVISIYDSAKEPSAEVLQSTMTFEDLSGEFEEGNKAPSILISNDSYYETESFKRQIRKETHDSAINLLDPNKAKQKIDFNYKSYDVFCWNLTKEIKCFSFFEAKEAEPPEEACRIGNVCVSLIFIDNYFDVMETIEESRKPLVIALIDRKINAFVQSVEGVVKKFEKDRYIFIFDGSKLEAIKQKKFYILDQIREIDMGNKVPITLSIGIGINGRSLHHNMEYARAAIDLALGRGGDQALIKDGENYQFFGGKAREIEINSGVRARVKAYAMTELINECSDVLIMGHRNADLDCLGAGVGIYRIVSDHGKKAHIVLNDVSTSIKGMYDKLMEISCYREGCFITGEEALEKIGYNTLLVVVDSHRPSILECPELIERSHKTVVIDHHRKGAEFVKNPVLTYHEPYASSTCELITDMLRYLNLKIQLSATEADALLAGITVDTKNYVIKTGTKTFEAAAYLKRSGADTIRVRMVMQNDMESYKAKAMAVNNAKIFMENIAIAVCPAYVENPELTTAQISDDLLNITGIEASFAVYFDHAGEKVHISARSLGGINVQRIMEKMGGGGHQTAAGTQIVSEDMEEVMERLEESIESYLNSNKIEKI
- the rplI gene encoding 50S ribosomal protein L9, with the protein product MKVILLEDIKGVGKKGEILEASEGYARNFLLPRKLAIEANKQNVLELEAKKKSEENKRQAELDAAREMKEILENLSIDLYVKAGESGKLFGSVTNKEIAQALEEQKNIQIDRKKISIRNIKSVGEEKADIKLHPKVSAQLKLNILGLKD
- the dnaB gene encoding replicative DNA helicase, which gives rise to MFSAQQDNKDSIYGTRILPNDIEAEQAVLGSMFFGSDAVSTAYESLKPEDFYRGDNRAIFEAMIELFMNNIPVDLVTLKDKLDEKGLTEQVGGKQYLVVLAGAVSTSANLSHYIKIIEKKSTLRKLIQASTDISKDSYDGTKELEEIIENAEKSIFNIVQNRNSGDFSSINEILIDSVSKIEEVYINKGNVSGIATGFIDFDNKTAGLQPSDLVLIAARPSMGKTAFALNIAQNVSVRKGLSTAIFSLEMSKAQLVSRLLCAEAMIDSHKLRTGDLAPEDWEKIAEAIGPLGSAPIYIDDTPGISISELRAKCRRLKMEKGLDLIMIDYLQLMSGSRKNESRQQEISEISRSLKAVAREMNAPVIALSQLSRACETRTDHRPMLSDLRESGAIEQDADLVAFIYRDEYYHPDTEKKGQAEVIISKQRNGPTGTVDLLYLDNYTKFVNIQR